Below is a window of Streptomyces sp. NBC_00223 DNA.
CTTCGCCGCCGCGGGGTCGTCGGTGATCTCCTCACCGGTCGAGGAGCCGTCCCCGGCGAAGTGGTTCCAGTGCACCCACCGTCCGTCGAACAGCCAGAAGTCGTTTCCCGGTAGGGCGATCGTCGACGCCTGCCGACGCGGCAGCCAGCGGACGTGCTCACCGGCGGCCACGTTGGTGAACGTACCGGAGTGCTCATAGCGGATGTACTCGCTGACGGGCTCGGACACGATGCGGGCCCGGCGCACGACCACACCACGGGCGACGGTGCCGGAGATGAGGTCGAGCCATGGGCGCCACCAGGAAGCGCGGTCGGCCGGGTCCGGACGGACGCCGGCCCTCCAGTCGGCGAAGGGCCCGGCTTCGTAGTCGACCGCGTAGCTGTCGCGCATCTCCAGGTGCACGGCCGAACTCTCGCACGAGCCGATCAGCTCATCGAAGGTCGGCACGCTCGACGGCAGTCGGGTAGCCGGAGCGTGTTGCCACGCCCCGGCCCCCTCAGAACCGGACGTGCGGCTGTTCACCGCA
It encodes the following:
- a CDS encoding DUF6879 family protein, yielding MPSSVPTFDELIGSCESSAVHLEMRDSYAVDYEAGPFADWRAGVRPDPADRASWWRPWLDLISGTVARGVVVRRARIVSEPVSEYIRYEHSGTFTNVAAGEHVRWLPRRQASTIALPGNDFWLFDGRWVHWNHFAGDGSSTGEEITDDPAAAKLCASAFEAVWERAVPHDQYAVR